The Magnolia sinica isolate HGM2019 chromosome 9, MsV1, whole genome shotgun sequence sequence AATATAATCCATATTATATATTCTACATTTAAGATGActaatttaaatgtttatatactacaaatatttataatttaattataaAATGTCTGGTCAAGTCACCGAGTCAACCTGACCTCGCTGTACATCGAGTCAAGTTTTCAGGTTTTCGCACTACAATTAAGAACTGGTAGAATCTAAGACATCACAAAATGGATAAAGCAATAGATATTATAGGAGTCTGCCTCGCCCAGCAAGACACCGAGTCAACTCaagttttttgttgttttttaacTGTGATTAAGAACTGATATAATCTAAGACATCCCAGAAAGGAGAAAGCAATAGGTATCATAGCAAAAGAACAATCTCACAATAATAGAAGTATCCAACCACATGCAAGATGCAAAGAAAGAAATAAGTTTCTATTGCTACCGAATATAAGATATTAATACCTATGTTGCTAACTGATATGATAAAATCAACAAGCATTTATTAGAATTCTGCCTAAATTTAGAGCAGTCTGGACTGCATAAAAACAAGATTtgaaaacaaagcaaacatctagAACTAGAAAAAAGCACCAGAGATAAAAACTccgaggaaagaaaagagaaaagaggaaaagaaaggagatgAAGCTGAATTGTTGTAGTAAGGGAAGTAATTAGGTCTGGGAGGGGGATTCTGGCAGCACTGAACACTAGTAGATGGTGGGCAATTGCCTTGAACAGGTGCTGGTGGGGGAGGCGGTGCTGCAAATGACAGATATGATGGTGGAGGTGGTGTGAGTGGCCCACAGGGATTTTCACAAAGAGAGCAGTTAAGACAAGCAGTAGGTGCGAGAGTTCCATCATCAGAATTCCCCCCTTCCTCTAAGCAGATGCTGTTGGAGACCAACAGCATAAGTGCTGCTAGGGACATAAACGTTGCTGGAGACATCTTGGTTCCGACCACCCAGAAACAGAGTTGAGGGGAGAGAGACTGAGAGAAGGCAGTTTGGTGTTGTATGAAATGGAAGATGAATGAAAAGTCACTGACTTTATATGGGAATGAAAACAAGACTCTCTGGCTCAGTTGAA is a genomic window containing:
- the LOC131255150 gene encoding uncharacterized protein LOC131255150, whose product is MSPATFMSLAALMLLVSNSICLEEGGNSDDGTLAPTACLNCSLCENPCGPLTPPPPSYLSFAAPPPPPAPVQGNCPPSTSVQCCQNPPPRPNYFPYYNNSASSPFFSSFLFSFLGVFISGAFF